Within Anaerolineae bacterium, the genomic segment GTGGCGGTATGCCGGCCGTTCGCACAGATGATACCACCGACGACCGCAGAAGTCCAAATGAGAAAACCCCCTTGATAACCGGATGGGATGAGTGTATTTTGAGCATGGTGTGATTGGCGGCGGTGCGGTTAGTGCTCTCACAGCCCGTGGTCTATTTGCCGAGGATGATGAAGCGGTAAGGGGATGTGGGGTGAGGTGACAGTCACCTATAAGGTGACTGTCACCTTATAGCCCTTGTTTCGCGCCGGTTGACAACTCCCTGATCTAATGGTAATATCACGCACTACAGCGCTTGTAAAGCTTCCCACCATGAGTCCGTCAGCTCCCCGCCGGGATGGGGGAGGTTGCGACGCCGGCGTCGCGGTGCATATGCCGGCTGGCCCCTGTGCGTTCCCCACTGCGATCGCACCAGCCCTGTAGGTCAATGCCGACGATCTCCCAATGGATTTAATATGGGCATCATGCGCCCTGAAACAATTCTCGTGTGAAAAAGGAGGATGAATAGTTCCTATGCGCACCCTGGTCATGAAGTTCGGTGGGACATCGGTCGGAAGCCCGGAGGCCATTCGACAGGCCGCGGATATCATCCTGGAGCATGCTCCGCAGTGGGACCGCCTGGTAGTGGTGGTCTCTGCGATGAGCGGAGTGACCGATGCCTTGACTAAGGGTGCATTGACTGCGGCCGCCGGCGATGACCAGACCTACCGCGCCGTCGTGGCCGATTTGCGAGCACTGCATTACCGCGCCGTGGACCAGCTTCTGCCCCCAGAAGGAGAGCGGGGCGCCCTGTTCGCCGTCGTTGACGAGTACCTGGACACCTTCGATACCTTTTGTCGGAGCATTCACGTGCTGGGGGAGGTGACACCGCGCGCCATGGATGCGGTCACCTCGCTGGGGGAGCGCATCAGCGCCCGTATCGTGGCCGCCTATTTGCGCCAGCGCGGGGTGAAGAGCGAGGCGGTGGATGCCACGGAGCTGGTCATCACGGATGACACGTTCCAGAACGCCGCGCCGCTGATGGAGGAGACGCGGGCGCGGGTGCAGAGCCGGCTGATTCCCATGCTGGAGGCCGGCGTCCTGCCGGTTGTCACCGGCTTTATCGGCGCCACCCGCGAGGGCATCACCACCACGTTGGGGCGCGGTGGGAGCGATTACAGCGCCGCCATCCTGGCCGACTGCCTGGACGCCGAGGAGCTGTGGATATGGACCGATGTGGACGGGGTCATGACGGCTGACCCGCGCTGGGTGCCGGAGGCACGGGTCATCCCCACCCTCTCGTACAGCGAAGTGGGGGAACTGGCGTATTATGGCGCTAAGGTGGTGCATCCCAAGACCATCCGTCCGGTCATCGAGCGGGATATCCCGGTGTGGGTGAAGAACACCTTCAACCCGCAGTTCCCGGGCACGCTTATCACGCGGGAGGCGGAGCCGGCTGCCGGCACCGTCAAGGCGGTCACCGCCATCAAGGGCATGAGCATGGTCACCGTGGAAGGCCGGGGCATGATCGGCGTGCCGGGCATCGCCGCGCGCACCTTTGCCGCGGTGGCCAGCCAGGGCACCAGCGTGCTGATGATCTCCCAGTCCTCGTCCGAGCAGTCCATCTCCTTCGTGATTCCCAGCAGTTCCGTGTCCAAGGTGGTGCGGGCTATCGAGAAAGAGATGGCGCTGGAGCTGGCCCGCCGGGATATTGACCGGGTGTGGTCGTTGGATGATGTGGTCATTGTCACCGCTGTGGGGGCCGGCATGCGCCACACCACAGGCGTGGCGGCGCGCATTTTCGGCGCCCTGGCGAAGGCCGAGGTGAACGTCATCGCCATCGCCCAAGGCTCTTCGGAGTGCAGTATTTCCCTGGTGGTAGAGGCCGATGCCGCGGTGCGAGCCGTGCGGCAGATCCATGATGAGGTTATTCTGAATGCGGGGGCTCTCGAAGCGGCGGCTGTGCCGGCCGGCGAAGGAGGTGGGAAATGACCTATCGCGCCTGGTTGGAGTGCATCCGCGGCTGTGGCCGGCGCTATTCCGTCTATGACGTCATCTACCGCTGTGAGGACTGCGGCGGCCTGTTGGATGTGGAACATGACCTGGAGGCGTTGAAGACGCGCAGTGCCGCCGGCTGGATGCGCCTCTTCGAAGAGCGCACCCGCACCAACGAATGGCCCTATGGGTCGGGAGTATGGGGCAAGAAGGAATGGGTCCTGCCCCAAATCGAGAATGAGAACATCGTCTCCATGTATGAGGGGCATACCAACTGCTTCTGGGCGGAGCGCCTGGGCAAGGAAATTGGCGTGCCGGACCTGTGGATCAAGCTGTGCGGCAACAGCCATACCGGTTCGTTCAAAGACCTGGGCATGACGGTGCTGGTCTCGGCGGTGCGGCAGATGATCGCCGACGGCCGGCCCATTCGAGCTGTGGCCTGTGCCTCCACAGGAGATACCTCCGCGGCGTTGGCCGCCTATTGTGCCGCCGCCGGCATTCCCGCCATCGTCTTCCTGCCGCGCGGCAAGGTCTCCACGGCCCAACTGGTCCAGCCCATTGCCCACGGCGCCACCGTGCTCGCCCTGGACACCGATTTCGACGGCTGTATGCGGATCGTCCAGCAGGTTACGGCGGACAAGACCATTTACCTGGCCAATTCCATGAATCCCCTGCGCATGGAGGGCCAGAAGACGGTGGCCATTGAGCTGGTCCAGCAGTTCGACTGGGAGGTGCCGGACTGGATTGTCATCCCGGTGGGCAATCTGGGCAACGTCAGCGCCATTGGCAAGGGTTTTTTGATGATGAAGGAGCTGGGGTTGATCAACAAGCTCCCGCGCATCGCCTGTGCCCAGTCGGCGCGCGCCAACCCGCTGTATTTGAGCTATCTGACCGGCTTCAAGGAATATCGGCCGGTGAAGGCCGGCAAGACGCTGGCCAGCGCTATCCAGATCGGCAACCCGGTGAGCTATGAGCGGGCGGTGAAAATCCTGCGGCAGTTCAACGGCGTTGTCGAACAGGCCACCGAGGATGAGCTGGCCAATGCGGCCGCCCGCGCCGACCGCACGGGGCTATATACCTGCCCGCATACGGGCGTGGCGCTGGCCGTGCTCTTCAAGCTCATCGAGCGGGGGGAGATCCAGCGGAACGATCGCGTGGTGGTCATTTCCACCGCCCACGGCCTCAAGTTCACCGATTTCAAGGTCGGGTATCACGATGGGGTGCTGGCGGATGTGGTGGCGCGCTACCGCAACCCGCCGGTCGAACTGCCGGCGGATTACGATGCCGTGCGTAGGGCTATTGACAAAGCAGTTGGGGAATAGCAGGCGCAAAGCGGCCGGCCGGGGAGATTCAGCCGGCCGTTTCGTTTTCCTCCGGCCGGCGGAGCATCAGCATGAAGTGCATGCCGACGCCGGCGGCCAGGGTATTGGTAACAGTCCCATACTGGATGGCCAGCTCCTTGAGCCGGCGCAGTTTTTCCTCCGGTTCGGCGCTCTCCAACGTGAGGGTCACGTCAATGCGCACCAGGGCCGGCGGGTCCTCCCGGCGGTAGCCGGCCAGGTCCACGGTCACCCCGTCCACCTGCAGGTGCATTTTTT encodes:
- a CDS encoding OsmC family protein — its product is MTHEEKGLRAYRVQVRREDEAHATASTRDHELRLGVRRGDPTAGFNAVETLLAALGTCIITNVNSLAEKMHLQVDGVTVDLAGYRREDPPALVRIDVTLTLESAEPEEKLRRLKELAIQYGTVTNTLAAGVGMHFMLMLRRPEENETAG
- the thrC gene encoding threonine synthase, which codes for MTYRAWLECIRGCGRRYSVYDVIYRCEDCGGLLDVEHDLEALKTRSAAGWMRLFEERTRTNEWPYGSGVWGKKEWVLPQIENENIVSMYEGHTNCFWAERLGKEIGVPDLWIKLCGNSHTGSFKDLGMTVLVSAVRQMIADGRPIRAVACASTGDTSAALAAYCAAAGIPAIVFLPRGKVSTAQLVQPIAHGATVLALDTDFDGCMRIVQQVTADKTIYLANSMNPLRMEGQKTVAIELVQQFDWEVPDWIVIPVGNLGNVSAIGKGFLMMKELGLINKLPRIACAQSARANPLYLSYLTGFKEYRPVKAGKTLASAIQIGNPVSYERAVKILRQFNGVVEQATEDELANAAARADRTGLYTCPHTGVALAVLFKLIERGEIQRNDRVVVISTAHGLKFTDFKVGYHDGVLADVVARYRNPPVELPADYDAVRRAIDKAVGE
- a CDS encoding aspartate kinase, producing the protein MRTLVMKFGGTSVGSPEAIRQAADIILEHAPQWDRLVVVVSAMSGVTDALTKGALTAAAGDDQTYRAVVADLRALHYRAVDQLLPPEGERGALFAVVDEYLDTFDTFCRSIHVLGEVTPRAMDAVTSLGERISARIVAAYLRQRGVKSEAVDATELVITDDTFQNAAPLMEETRARVQSRLIPMLEAGVLPVVTGFIGATREGITTTLGRGGSDYSAAILADCLDAEELWIWTDVDGVMTADPRWVPEARVIPTLSYSEVGELAYYGAKVVHPKTIRPVIERDIPVWVKNTFNPQFPGTLITREAEPAAGTVKAVTAIKGMSMVTVEGRGMIGVPGIAARTFAAVASQGTSVLMISQSSSEQSISFVIPSSSVSKVVRAIEKEMALELARRDIDRVWSLDDVVIVTAVGAGMRHTTGVAARIFGALAKAEVNVIAIAQGSSECSISLVVEADAAVRAVRQIHDEVILNAGALEAAAVPAGEGGGK